A single window of Lemur catta isolate mLemCat1 unplaced genomic scaffold, mLemCat1.pri scaffold_63_ctg1, whole genome shotgun sequence DNA harbors:
- the LOC123629930 gene encoding ankyrin repeat domain-containing protein 26-like has product MESSRRRTWNQEPIRRMSTYPTIDDLSSVDTKDVSEPNLTNLTTASQQSRKNLEAKYATVRTGKGNVFEDKISDHPKEDLFECFPTTSGKVQGFLNPSFPPPEPQRKPSSGSLENCGLTKEGATKPASGQKENGVGIIEHAPREQKVMSILFMCTKITEVVS; this is encoded by the exons ATGGAGTCCTCCAGAAGAAGGACCTGGAATCAGGAGCCCATAAGAAG gaTGTCCACCTACCCGACTATTGATGATTTAAGCAGTGTCGATACCAAG gatgttTCTGAACCAAACTTAACCAACTTAACTACTGCTTCTCAGCAATCCAGGAAAAATT tagaagcaaaatatgctACTGTGAGAACAGGTAAGGGAAACGTGTTTGAGGACAAGATTTCTGATCATCCAAAGGAAGATCTGTTTGAATGCTTTCCCACAACATCaggcaaagtccagggctttttaAATCCTTCCTTTCCACCACCTGAGCCTCAGCGGAAACCTTCCTCCgggtcattggaaaactgtggtCTTACAAAG gaaggagCAACAAAGCCAGcatctggacaaaaggaaaatggtgtTGGTATTATTGAACATGCTCCGCGAGAGCAAAAagtaatgtcaattttatttatgtgcacaaaaataacagaagtggtaAGTTAG